Proteins found in one Zea mays cultivar B73 chromosome 1, Zm-B73-REFERENCE-NAM-5.0, whole genome shotgun sequence genomic segment:
- the LOC103635888 gene encoding RNA helicase aquarius — translation MPKVFGTGVFEFRHPRAAEYPLPADAAPATAAAPDKVPASTGGGSITLLDIQRDRLTRVATEHWGTAAAAAAFDADLVRKIYGTELRVEGRGRKTVPLQRVMILEVSQYLENYLWPHFDPVDASFEHVMSIILMVNEKFRENVAAWTCFHDRKDAFKGFLWRVLKLKEEERALNMAEKTNYLLFMINSFQSLEDELVRETILQLVSLKLWNTLSFGRLQMELCLNPELIKKWTKIRRREAKEAKKADQPINPSEMLENKFLRNLIEEFVEILNSKVILSNQDGAEESVLNESFSGQIDDSCVLYCERFMEFLIDMLSQLPTRRFLRPLVADVAVVAKCHLSALYTHEKGRLFAQLVDLLQFYEGFEINDHSGTQLGDDDVLQAHYSRFQAFQLLAFKQVPKLRDFALSSIGSLHKRADLTKKLLVLSDVELQDLVCNKLKLISEKDPCSERRDFLIEVLVAFFEKRQSQKDAVNALPLYPNEQIMWDESLVPSINYSGEGCLALPKLNLQFLTLHDYLLRNFNLFRLESTYEIREDIQEAVPHLHAYINNEGETAFRGWSRMAVPIKGFKITEVKQPNIGEVKPSAVTADVTFSISSYRYQIKSEWDALKEHDVLFLLSIRPSFEPLSPEEAEKSTVPERLGLQYVRGCEVIEIRDEEGALMNDFTGRIKREEWKPPKGEIRTVRVALDTAQYHIDVTETAEKGTENVYGTFNILMRRKPKENNFKAILESIRDLMNETCVVPEWLHNIFLGYGNPSAAQWMNMPDLLEVIDFKDTFLDANHVQQSFPDYQVTFINSDGTKNLHPSPPFKIRLSKKMRESSHALPGNMNSNLTVKSRNNMADGEPQKEKLIVETYIPADPGPYPQDKPKQNSVRFTPTQIGAIISGIQPGLTMVVGPPGTGKTDTAVQILNVLYHNCPSQRTLIITHSNQALNDLFEKIMQRDVPARYLLRLGQGEQELATDLDFSRQGRVNAMLVRRLELLGEVSKLARSLRLPEDVGYTCETAAYFWLLHVYARWEQFLAACAQNQDKPSFVKDRFPFSEFFSDTPQPIFTGESFEMDMHAAKGCFKHLSTIFQELEECRAFELLKSTVERANYLMTKQAKIVAMTCTHAALKRRDFLQLGFKFDNLLMEESAQILEIETFIPMLLQRQEDGHARLKRCILIGDHHQLPPVVKNMAFQKYSHMDQSLFTRFVRLGVPYIELNAQGRARPSIAELYNWRYRELGDLPYVREQAIFHKANAGFSFEYQLVDVPDYKGKGESAPSPWFYQNEGEAEYIVSVYIYMRLIGYPANKISILTTYNGQKLLIRDVINKRCKPWNIEPPNKVTTVDKFQGQQNDFILLSLVRTRFVGHLRDVRRLIVAMSRARLGLYVFCRRSLFEQCYELQPTFQLLLQRSDKLALNLEECTPFTERPLEETGNIHYITGIEDINHLVKFRLEHLRQVQYMQYYAPPANELPQAAPENIADAIPSENGNAGRALNDGNEDMTREENGGATDTVISNRIEEDSVEAKDDMTQEGDKGEVSGKGHMATEDRKGEAQGGADGKLEEANVMSADKMMEEANATSADKMEEANATSADKMEEADATSSDKMEEADATLPDKMEEADATLPDKMEEADATLPDKMEEANAMSPDRMEEKNSDPKDKMDEE, via the exons ATGCCGAAGGTCTTTGGCACCGGCGTCTTCGAGTTCCGGCACCCCCGAGCGGCCGAGTACCCACTACCCGCGGACGCCGCCCCCGCTACGGCTGCGGCGCCCGACAAAGTTCCCGCATCCACCGGCGGCGGCTCCATCACGCTCCTCGACATCCAGCGGGACCGCCTCACCCGCGTCGCCACCGAGCATTGGGGCACGGCCGCCGCTGCGGCGGCcttcgacgcggaccttgtcaggAAGATCTATGGCACTGAGCTCCGCGTCGAGGGGAGGGGCCGGAAAACTGTGCCGCTGCAGCGTGTTATGATCCTCGAGGTCAGCCAGTACCTTGAGAActacctgtggccgcacttcgacCCGGTTGACGCTTCCTTCGAGCACGTAATGTCCATCATCCTCATGGTCAACGAGAAG TTTCGGGAGAATGTGGCGGCTTGGACATGTTTCCATGACCGGAAGGATGCATTCAAGGGGTTCCTGTGGCGGGTTCTCAAGCTCAAGGAAGAG GAAAGGGCTCTTAATATGGCAGAGAAAACAAATTACCTCCTGTTTATGATAAATTCATTTCAG AGTTTGGAGGACGAGCTTGTCCGGGAAACAATACTTCAGTTAGTAAGCCTAAAGCTGTGGAATACCCTTTCGTTTGGACGACTTCAG ATGGAACTCTGCCTAAACCCTGAATTGATTAAGAAGTGGACCAAAATCAGAAGAAGAGAGGCAAAGGAAGCGAAAAAGGCTGACCAACCTATCAACCCTTCTGAAATGCTCGAGAATAAGTTCCTTAGGAATTTAATTGAAGAATTCGTGGAG ATTCTCAATTCAAAGGTCATACTATCCAATCAAGATGGTGCTGAAGAATCTGTATTGAATGAGTCTTTCAGTGGGCAAATTGACGATTCTTGCGTTCTATATTGTGAGAGATTTATGGAATTTTTGATTGACATGTTAAGCCAGCTTCCTACTAGACG ATTTTTGAGGCCCCTGGTTGCTGATGTTGCTGTTGTTGCCAAGTGCCACTTAAGTGCACTCTACACTCATGAAAAGGGACGGCTTTTTGCACAGTTGGTCGACTTGCTGCAGTTTTATGAAGGTTTTGAGATTAATGATCACTCTGGGACACAGCTCGGTGATGATGATGTCCTGCAGGCGCATTATTCCCGTTTCCAAGCTTTTCAGTTGCTAGCATTTAAACAAGTGCCTAAG CTGCGAGATTTTGCCTTGTCCAGTATTGGTTCACTCCATAAGCGAGCTGACTTAACAAAAAAGTTGCTTGTCTTGTCAGATGTGGAGCTGCAAGATCTGGTTTGTAACAAG CTTAAGTTAATCTCAGAGAAAGATCCATGCAGTGAAAGACGCGATTTTCTTATTGAAGTCCTAGTTGCTTTTTTTGAGAAGCGGCAATCCCAAAAAGATGCAGTAAATGCACTTCCTTTGTATCCAAATGAGCAGATCATGTGGGATGAAAGCCTTGTTCCTAGCATTAATTACTCTGGAGAAGGCTGTCTTGCCCTCCCAAAACTCAATCTCCAATTCCTGACGCTTCATGATTATTTGTTAAGAAATTTCAATCTGTTTCGTCTTGAATCAACCTATGAAATTCGTGAAGACATTCAGGAAGCTGTTCCTCATCTACATGCTTATATCAATAATGAGGGAGAGACAGCCTTCCGTGGATGGTCAAGAATGGCTGTTCCGATCAAGGGATTTAAGATTACAGAAGTGAAGCAGCCAAACATTGGAGAAGTTAAGCCTTCTGCTGTAACTGCTGATGTTACTTTCAGCATATCAAGCTACAGGTATCAGATAAAATCTGAATGGGATGCTCTGAAGGAGCATGATGTTCTATTTTTGCTGTCAATCCGCCCTTCATTTGAACCTCTTAGCCCTGAAGAGGCTGAAAAATCAACTGTGCCAGAAAGGTTAGGATTGCAATATGTACGTGGATGTGAGGTTATTGAAATTCGTGATGAGGAAGGAGCACTCATGAATGATTTCACAGGAAGGATAAAACGAGAAGAGTGGAAACCACCCAAAGGTGAAATTCGTACTGTCCGAGTTGCCTTAGATACAGCGCAGTACCACATTGATGTTACCGAGACAGCAGAGAAGGGCACAGAAAATGTGTATGGAACATTTAATATTCTAATGAGAAGGAAACCCAAGGAGAATAATTTCAAAGCAATCCTGGAATCTATACGTGATCTAATGAATGAAACATGTGTAGTTCCAGAATGGTTGCATAACATATTCTTGGGTTATGGAAATCCTTCGGCCGCACAGTGGATGAATATGCCTGATCTTCTggaagttatagatttcaaggacACTTTTCTTGATGCCAACCATGTTCAGCAAAGTTTTCCAGATTACCAG GTTACATTTATCAATTCTGATGGTACAAAAAACCTGCATCCAAGTCCCCCTTTTAAAATCAGGCTATCCAAGAAAATGAGGGAAAGCAGTCATGCTTTACCTGGCAACATGAACTCCAATTTGACTGTTAAGAGCAGAAATAATATGGCTGATGGGGAGCCTCAGAAAGAGAAACTAATTGTTGAAACTTACATTCCAGCTGATCCTGGGCCGTATCCTCAAGATAAACCTAAACAGAACTCAGTGAGGTTCACACCAACTCAG ATCGGTGCTATAATATCTGGTATTCAACCTGGGTTGACGATGGTTGTTGGTCCTCCTGGTACGGGAAAAACAGATACTGCTGTGCAGATATTAAATGTTCTATATCACAACTGTCCTTCACAAAGAACACTGATTATAACCCACTCCAATCAGGCTTTGAATGATTTATTTGAGAAGATAATGCAG AGGGATGTGCCTGCTAGGTACCTTCTCCGCCTTGGTCAGGGTGAGCAAGAATTGGCCACTGATCTTGATTTTAGTCGTCAAGGTCGTGTCAACGCTATGCTGGTCCGGCGGCTAGAGCTGCTCGGTGAAGTTTCTAAATTGGCGAGATCTCTTCGTCTTCCAGAAGATGTGGGCTACACATGTGAAACTGCTGCATATTTTTGGCTATTACATGTTTATGCCCGTTGGGAACAATTCTTAGCTGCCTGTGCTCAAAATCAAGACAAACCCTCTTTTGTCAAAGACCGCTTCCCCTTTTCAGAGTTCTTTTCAGATACTCCGCAGCCTATTTTTACCGGCGAGTCATTTGAGATGGATATGCATGCAGCGAAAGGTTGTTTCAAACATCTTTCTACAAtattccaagagttggaggagtgTAGGGCTTTTGAGCTACTTAAGTCAACAGTGGAGCGAGCAAACTATCTAATGACTAAACAGGCCAAGATAGTTGCTATGACTTGTACTCATGCAGCATTGAAGAGGAGGGACTTTCTTCAATTAGGTTTCAAATTTGACAATTTGCTGATGGAAGAAAGTGCACAAATATTGGAGATAGAAACTTTTATACCGATGCTGCTGCAGCGGCAGGAAGATGGCCATGCTCGTCTTAAACGTTGCATTTTAATTGGTGACCACCATCAGTTACCCCCTGTTGTTAAGAACATGGCTTTTCAGAAGTATAGCCACATGGACCAGAGTCTCTTTACAAGGTTTGTTCGACTTGGTGTCCCTTATATTGAGCTCAATGCCCAGGGTCGTGCAAGACCTAGTATTGCTGAACTTTATAACTGGAGATACAGGGAGCTGGGAGATCTGCCTTATGTCCGTGAGCAAGCAATCTTCCATAAAGCTAACGCCGGATTCTCTTTTGAGTATCAGTTAGTTGATGTTCCTGATTATAAGGGAAAAGGTGAGTCAGCGCCTTCTCCTTGGTTTTACCAGAATGAAGGGGAGGCTGAGTATATTGTTAGTGTGTATATCTATATGCGCCTGATTGGCTACCCTGCCAATAAGATTTCAATATTGACCACCTACAATGGTCAGAAGCTTCTTATTCGTGATGTTATCAACAAAAGATGCAAACCATGGAATATTGAGCCCCCTAACAAG GTTACCACTGTGGACAAGTTCCAGGGCCAGCAAAATGATTTCATTTTACTTTCTCTTGTCCGTACCCGTTTTGTGGGTCATCTTCGTGATGTCAGAAGACTTATTGTAGCTATGTCCCGTGCTCGTCTGGGCTTGTACGTGTTCTGCCGTCGTTCACTGTTTGAACAATGTTACGAATTGCAACCAACATTCCAGCTGCTCCTCCAAAGATCTGATAAGCTTGCCTTGAATCTTGAGGAGTGCACTCCTTTTACCGAGCGACCTTTGGAGGAAACTGGAAACATCCATTACATTACTGGTATTGAAGACATTAATCATCTAGTAAAGTTCAGGCTGGAACATCTTCGTCAA GTGCAATACATGCAGTATTATGCTCCTCCGGCAAATGAACTGCCTCAAGCAGCACCAGAAAATATTGCTGATGCAATCCCTTCTGAAAATGGCAATGCTGGAAGGGCTCTGAATGATGGAAACGAGGACATGACCCGGGAAGAAAATGGTGGTGCAACTGACACAGTGATCAGTAATAGGATAGAGGAAGACAGCGTTGAGGCAAAGGATGACATGACACAGGAAGGGGACAAGGGTGAAGTGAGTGGCAAGGGTCACATGGCTACAGAGGATAGGAAAGGGGAAGCACAAGGTGGCGCAGATGGCAAGCTGGAGGAAGCAAATGTGATGTCGGCGGACAAGATGATGGAGGAAGCAAATGCGACGTCGGCAGACAAGATGGAGGAAGCAAATGCCACGTCGGCGGATAAGATGGAAGAAGCAGATGCCACGTCGTCGGACAAGATGGAAGAAGCAGATGCCACATTGCCGGACAAGATGGAAGAAGCAGATGCCACATTGCCGGACAAGATGGAAGAAGCAGATGCCACATTGCCGGACAAGATGGAGGAAGCAAATGCCATGTCGCCGGACAGGATGGAGGAGAAAAATTCTGATCCGAAGGACAAGATGGATGAGGAGTGA